DNA from Podospora pseudopauciseta strain CBS 411.78 chromosome 5 map unlocalized CBS411.78m_5, whole genome shotgun sequence:
TGTACTAGTGGAACTGCGTGGGTCACGCTATCCCCAGATTCAACCACGAGCCCCGTAGTCCTTCCCATGCCGTAGAGTGCCAGCGATGGGTTAAGTGCCACATAGAAGGCAGGAACGTTGAATGTTTCAAAGATGATTTGTGTCATTTTTTCCCTGGAAGAACAGTTAGTTTTTCCGTCAGGTTAACTAGGTCAGATAGTGGCAGCTTACTTGCTGGTATCAGGAGTGAAAAGAGCATGTTCCATCAAAATGGGGTGCTCGTGGGGCTCAACACGCAGTTCGTGGTAGAGTGCATGATGCCATATTGCTTCAACGTCCTGCCAGTCTGTGATGACGCCTTGTTCTATCGGGTAGCGAAGTTCGAGGATCCCTCTTTTCGACTGAGCTTCGTCGCCAACATAATTTTCCTTGCCACAAACATCAGCGGAGGTCCTGTAAAGATGGATGGTCAGCCGGAACACCCTGACAACCCGGGGCGCAGACGCACTTATGGTCCTTTGGTCTCCCGACAACAGACGCTGGTGCAGATGTCAACAGTTCTTCTGTTTCAGTATTGGACCGTTTGAGCTACATACGGAATACGGTGGTTGGGTATTCATCACCAGCGAAGCCAGCCTTCATGATCAAAGATCTATACGTTGCACATTATAATCAGTCAGTCTTTCCCGCCACGTCAAAGGCCTTGCCATGAGGATCACTCACCCAGTATCAATCACAATAGCCGGGGCTGTGTCCTCCATATCCATGTAAAAGAAGGATGGAAACACCTGATAACAATGCTTAACTTGGTTGTCGCTGTAGTTGCTGAGTGGAAATGTTGAGAGGATTGCCACTAAACCAACAAGCACATTCCGGGAGGGGTAAGCACCTTCGGCCAACAAGATTGGCCGAAGGGATGGTCTTGATGCTCCACAATATGCTGAGATGTTGGGACCTTGTGCGGGGCTGTGCCACCATGTAATGAAAAAGGTTATGTAGGCTTAACGATACTTCGATACAACAATTACAGCGGAAACAAAACATCGATCATCCCTCAATCCCGCTTTCATCCAACCTCTGCCCATCAATAGTCACGATACACCTCCCACTCGCCTCGACCCCCGGCGTTCCCACCGTTATCCGCCCACCTACCCCTCGGTCTGCCACGACGAGTCTTGCCtccatcgccatcatcaaaacCCCACCGATCAGCCGCCACGTTtatctccctctcctccctttcccaaaCCGTCTCACGATAGCCATCACCTAGTTTACCTGACCGCGAACGAGATCGAGAACGCCTTGTCTCCTTCTTAAAATGACTCCTAGATCTGTACCGGCCCCCCTCCCTAGCTCCGAACCAGTCGTGAACTCTCTCCTGTGCACGCTGCTTGTCATTTTGTTGCTCTTtgacctccttctctttgTCAGAGTGATGCTGAAGATACGACGAGGTCGATGACACCGGGCTTCTCGGCGGCAGGGTAGAAAGCGAAATCGTATGAGATGTCGTTCCCGTGGGAGAAGCGGGTGGAGGCGAGGAGTGATAACCCCATAAAGCAGGTTCCATAAACGGGTTCTGGTACAATTCCCTCCCCGTGCTCGGGTTGTCATTCTCAGGAGATGGACGTCGCAACTGAAACCGTCGTTCGAGTCGTTGCAGCTGTTTATTCTCCGGATTGCTGATCTCCTCCGTGCTGTCCCCGCTCGAGGTCAAGCTGGCATGTGTCGATGTTGGCGATGTAATCACTGGAACTGGAGCAGAAGTAGTGGGGCTCGAGACTGGGGTGACAAAAGAAacacgctgctgctgctgctgctgctgttgctgctgctgcgcctttctctcctttcttctctctcgacgctccatcttctctttctcgtGCTGGTGGTACTGGTCAATGTATAATTGCTCTCGGGCCCATTCGGCGTCACGGCGTTGTTGCTCTCTTAGGAACGCCTCCTGAGCCCTACGGACCCGGTCTTCCTCGCGCTCCTTGTTTTTGAGAAAGAGACCGTGGGCGGTTCCAGTGATGAAGGAATCCTCCAGGGCTTTGGCCAGCCCTCTTTCTTCCTGGGTTTGCCAGTAGTGAGCCCACTGTTGCTGGTTTGCCGCTCGGCGCTGCTCCTCGGCTTGCTGTCGGCGCAGTTCTCGAGCGCGGGTGAGATACCCGTAATCGGGATATTCCACAGCTGGTGGGCTTCGACGGGATGTTTGGGCTCCTGCAGGAGGGTCATTCAGGACAGGACTTGGAGACTTTGGTGGAAGGGGACGGTGAATCCCATGGTGACAGTACCCCAGGCTACGGGCACGGTGGTCACCGGAGCTTGACGGGTCTGCCCCGTCCGGAGAATAGTTGTGAAGCATGGCGTTTCTGTGAGGTACTGTAAAATGATAAACTTTGATGCTGACTGATGGAAGTAATCGAACAGTGAAGGTTTAGGCTGCTGAGTAGATGTTGGCAAAGGTTCATGGGCTCCCTGGACTTATGAAGGATGGATCTGCGAAGAAGCAGCCCGCAGAGAGGACAATGGACAAGGCCAAAGCTTGTTTGGTATTTCGTGGTCTGTGTTGAATTCCTACGGGGAACCATTCCGGCGTACAGGACTTTTCGGTCTGTACAAAGGAAGATGCATGGCCCTGAAACATTGACTGTGCGACTGACAAAAAGTGCCTATTGTTATACAAAACAGACACAAAGGACGGCTGAGCCTAAACAACAAGGTACTCATACAATGTCTCTCGGATCAACAGCAAGACATGTGTAGATCTCGTCTCAAAAACCCCTACACTCCAAAATCACATTTCGtacgagaagaaggaggtccTTTTCAGAATCTCAAGTGGTCTTTGGAGAGTGATCTAAATTCTGTCAGTTTGCTTTGTTCACCGATAGGCAGCCAAGTACACTTACCTTGCCTGCTCTTCTTTCGTCGCTTATCCGCGGCAGTGGCTCAAGTTTTGAAGCCTTTTTGTCTCTGAAATATGAGCGCACCATCGGCATGCATTCCGGGTCCACATCCCCAGCACCCCGGGCCTCTTCTCGAAGATTGTGGAAGAAAGTAAAATCCAGCGAGTGAGGCAAAAACCCAGCTTTGAGATGAGGGATAAACTGGTCCCAGCCTATACGTTGCCTTTTGGCATCATCCCACCCTCGCACGCAACAGGTTTCCAAGACAATGGTTCTGAGTGATTGTTTGTGTCGAAGGAGGAAGTCAAGCATTGTTTCGTAGCCAAACCCCATATTTGTAAGGTGAACAGTGTGAAGTCTTTCCCAATGATGATCATAGGGAATGAGGTCATAAAGCCACGCAGATTCATACTTAACACCCAGTGTCAAAGATTGCAAATTCGGCATTGTTTTAATGATGTCGTGGACGAACTTGATGCGAGGGCTCTTGACTACCGAATATTTGCGTGGATCATCTACCCACGGCCGTTCATTGCCGAGCAAGATGCCAAAGTGAGTGAGTACCGAGAGCGGCGTGCTCAGAGAATTTTGTAAGGGGTAGATCGGGGGAAATGGCCAAGGCGGGAGCGCAGACGGCATATCGGAACGCTCAAAATCTTCATCTGTCGCTAGGAGGCTGAGGAAGCCCACCTGAATAGAGATGAGACGTGGGAGTGACCCGCCAGTTGCCTGGACTGCTTCTAAGATGGCTCGCAAATGTCGAGCTGTCCCCTCCACATGTGACACGCCTGTCATATCCAGGTTGAGGCAGTGGTATGCTGGTATCCTCAGTATGGGTTCCGTGGCGTTGGGCTCCCTGTTCCGGTGCCTGTTACTGTCTGGATAATCGCCCGCAACGATGATCTCCCGGAGATTGGGGAATTTGGGGACCACCTCTCGGAGaaagtcaaagtcttcgCCCACTGCCAAAATTTGAACCTGATCGCGATGTATGCTGTCGACAACATCTCTCATTGCCGCGATCCAAGCTTCATCGACCGGCGGACGGTGGATGTCGGCGAGATGAAAGATATCTGGAAGCTCATTATCGTATGGATCATATGGAATATCGTCGTCGTAAGACTGGTATCTCCTCATGATTCGAGTGTTATATGTCAGCGACTGAACATGCTCGGCGCGATAATCATTGACCATGCTTCGTAAGACGTCAAAGTCCTCATGGTGCATGCAAAACTTGATGTGTCGAAACGCGTGTCGATCTGCCGCTGCTTTCAGGACGCGGCATGATGCACGAATCGAGGACAGAGTATCGTGAAAATCCAAGTTACCGCATATGTTGTCCATGATCTCTGACGGGAGCCCGATAATAAGTGGCATTGTTGCTGTGCTAAAATAAGAGCTGTGGCCAGGGAAAAGAGTGCCAAACAAACACCGAAAATTGGTTGCCTGGGTTGAGCTCCGTTTGGCTTCAACCCCGCACGCCGCTGCCTGGTTGGCCTACCTGACACAAATTGGAAAGCACTACACACCACCATGCAAATGTTTGCAACTGATCACGGCAGCTCTGACGGCGACTCAGTTTCCCAAGTGGGTGCCAGGGCAGCCAAAGCAAAGAGACGACACCAAACCAAAGATAGCCAACCTTGGGTGAGTTTCCAATTTCCACACCGATATCTCAGACCTCTAATAATTAATTACCTAGCCACACTTTCGACTCCCTCCATCATTTGTCCGTCCAGAATTCCACGAGTCCGAGAATTCGGACTCTGAAGACGACTTGCCGAAACGCCATCGGATAGCACATCGAGAGCCTCCAGCCGAAACCAAAGAGAACCACGACACAACGCCGTCAAGCTCGATACTACGCCATCAGCTGGAAGCGCAAAGTCATCCCCTCGCCAAACCACATTCCTGCCCGCACTGCGTTGCAATAGCCGTTGATTTGCGCAGGCAACTAGCCCGCGTCACGTTCCGTGGGGATGCTTGGGCCCGAGAAGGGTGGACGACTGCCAATAGAAAGTTTCCCTTGACTGTCGACCAAGCAAGAGCCGCCAGCCACAAAGGATGCGCGTTCTACAGATACCTCCTCGCTGATGACGACCCCGCTTATGCGATACGAAACGATGTATGGGGTTCCTCCCCTGGCAGGATTCCTTTCGAGATAGTGATGCAAAATGGCCGATGCAGACTCTACCCTGGACAACGGAAAGGAGAGTTTCGAGAGTTCTCCCTGTACACCATCCCAGGACAAAAGGCTTTGCACCCTTTTCTTGGGTATCAACTCCCACCGAACCTTGTTCCCAACTCCCAACTCAGCTTCACCCGTGTTCGAGGCTGGCTAAACGAATGCCTCCGGAACCACAAACTATGCAACGCATTCCAGCGAGCCTACATGCCCAAAAGGCTCATCGAAGTGACCACTCCCGCAGCTTCGGGGAGTCTTTGCGCTCGATTGGTCACAAACCCCACGCCAGGTCGTTATGCCGCGTTGAGCTACTGCTGGGGCGGTGACCAAAAGTCCAAGACCATCAGAAGTGTTTTGGGTACCTACGAGAAAGAAATCCTAATGGGTATCCTACCCCAAACGCTTCAGGATGCGTTGACAGTAACACACGGTATCGG
Protein-coding regions in this window:
- a CDS encoding uncharacterized protein (antiSMASH:Cluster_4; EggNog:ENOG503P69Z); protein product: MPLIIGLPSEIMDNICGNLDFHDTLSSIRASCRVLKAAADRHAFRHIKFCMHHEDFDVLRSMVNDYRAEHVQSLTYNTRIMRRYQSYDDDIPYDPYDNELPDIFHLADIHRPPVDEAWIAAMRDVVDSIHRDQVQILAVGEDFDFLREVVPKFPNLREIIVAGDYPDSNRHRNREPNATEPILRIPAYHCLNLDMTGVSHVEGTARHLRAILEAVQATGGSLPRLISIQVGFLSLLATDEDFERSDMPSALPPWPFPPIYPLQNSLSTPLSVLTHFGILLGNERPWVDDPRKYSVVKSPRIKFVHDIIKTMPNLQSLTLGVKYESAWLYDLIPYDHHWERLHTVHLTNMGFGYETMLDFLLRHKQSLRTIVLETCCVRGWDDAKRQRIGWDQFIPHLKAGFLPHSLDFTFFHNLREEARGAGDVDPECMPMVRSYFRDKKASKLEPLPRISDERRAGKITLQRPLEILKRTSFFSYEM
- a CDS encoding uncharacterized protein (antiSMASH:Cluster_4), whose amino-acid sequence is MLHNYSPDGADPSSSGDHRARSLGYCHHGIHRPLPPKSPSPVLNDPPAGAQTSRRSPPAVEYPDYGYLTRARELRRQQAEEQRRAANQQQWAHYWQTQEERGLAKALEDSFITGTAHGLFLKNKEREEDRVRRAQEAFLREQQRRDAEWAREQLYIDQYHQHEKEKMERRERRKERKAQQQQQQQQQQQRVSFVTPVSSPTTSAPVPVITSPTSTHASLTSSGDSTEEISNPENKQLQRLERRFQLRRPSPENDNPSTGRELYQNPFMEPALWGYHSSPPPASPTGTTSHTISLSTLPPRSPVSSTSSYLQHHSDKEKEVKEQQNDKQRAQERVHDWFGAREGGRYRSRSHFKKETRRSRSRSRSGKLGDGYRETVWEREEREINVAADRWGFDDGDGGKTRRGRPRGRWADNGGNAGGRGEWEVYRDY